The Flavivirga eckloniae genomic interval CTTTTATGTATTCCCAGATATTTCTTTTTACTTCGGAAAGACACTAAGAGGTAAAACAATAAATAATGCTACAGATTTTTCTTTGTATTTACTAGAAGAAGCTCTAGTAGCTACGGTAACTGGTGATGCATTTGGTAACCCTAACTGTATTCGTATATCTTATGCTGCTTCGCAAGAACAAATTATTGAAGCTATTAAGAGAATAAAGGAAGCTGTAAGCTAAGAATAGTAAATAAACGATCAATATAATTTAAAGGTCTAAAAAGTTGAGACTGTCTAAGTGTCATTCAGAACATAGTGAAGAATCTCTTAAAATTAAACACCTGTTTATTAATATGTTGAGATTTTTCGACTGCGCTCAAAATGACAATTCAAGAACTTTTTAGACCTTTTTTAATATGCAGTAAAATAAAGAATCAATGAAGTTGAGACCAGAAATACCACTCCAAACAGTACAATTTGTATTAACCTGTTCTTTTGGTTTTCTTTACCCAGTCTTTCTTTAATTTCCTTTAATTGATCTGGTGTTGCTTTTGGAAATTCAGCTAGTTTAACATTAGCATAACTACCTCCCAAAGCCGATTTTTCTTTTCTTTTTGATAAAAGACTCCTATTATTCTTTAAAGAATTGTTAGCAGCCATCATTGCCCCTTCTCCTCCCATAATTTCTAAGTATTTAAAATTTTACAATAAAATTGACACTTCAACAAAACACGTTTATTGAATGCAATTCAAAAAAATAAAAGATTATTTTGAGGTTAAGCTCAAAAGATCATCAGTTAACAATCGTAAAAAGCTGCTTTATATAATATGTAGCTAGTTTTATAAAAACGTTACAGTTTTTACAGACTACAAGACTATTTAAGAAAAGATTGTAATGAGAATAGTAGCAAAAACAGATACCTTTAAAAGGGTTTCTGCTCCGGAAGTAAATTTATGTTGACTATTTTTTAAGCGCTGCTTAATCCCAAAAAGAGTTTGTGACGTTATCTGGTTTAAATTCTTTGTTACTAATTTTTTGTAATTAGAGTTTAAGATACCTTCAGGCTTAATGTATTCAAATACTTTAGATTCAGGTAATGGTTCTAAATCTTGATCTGTTGATAATAATTCCATAATACTATTTTTAATTGGTTTATACAATGATGACGAACAAACAATTAAATTGTTACATAGAAGAAATTATTTACAAATAATTAAAATAGAAACAAAACAATTCTGTAATCACTTACAAACAAGATTTAAACCTGAAATCAAAAAACAAAAAAAAGCCACTGACTTAATCAGTGACTTTTATAACAACCTTTTGTTTAAATAATGGAATTCAATATAATAGCCCTTATTGCCATCAAAAAAACAAAACACAAATGAATGATATTTATTTATGTATTTATTGTGGTTTTACCACAATTTTTTCTTACATTAATAGGACTACAAAAAACAATCGATATTTTTGGTAGTAGAACAAAATAATTAGTTGAGCATGAACCCAATCAGCATTAATCTACTTATAATTGAAGACTCTGCTATTATAGCAAATGCTTATAAAAACATATTAAAAGAGATATCAAATGTTTCTTTTAATGTAACCTTTGCTAAAGATTGCGATGAAGCTGTGCAAAAAATTCAACGAATTAAAGCACAATTAATTCTTCTCGACCTTCAACTTCCAATTTCTAAAAACGAGCGCTTTATTTGCGGAGAAGACTTAGGGCTTTTAATAAGAAAGGTAATGCCTAATGCAAAAATATTAATATTAACGTCTGTTACAGACCAAGCAAGGGTTCAAAGCATTATTAACGAAATCCGACCCGAAGGTTTCATGATTAAATCCGATATTGATGGCGTAGAATTGAAAAATGCCATTTTGCAAACCTTAAAAGGGAAGATCTATTATAGCAAAACAATTGAGGGATATACACGTAAAACATATGCTAATCGGGTAGTAATTGATGACTTCGACAGACAGATATTATATCACTTATCTATGGGTGAAAAAACTAAGGATTTATCAAACTATATTCCGTTATCTACCAGAGCTATCGAAGTAAGAAAAACGAAACTAAAAAACTTGCTGGATACCAAAAACAATAAAAATTTCAACTTGGTAAAAGAAGCAAAAAAACTAGGATTTATTTAAAAACACTTGGTTATCTGTTTCGCCAGAAGAATGGTGTAAACAAAATAAGTACCGTAAAGAGTTCCAAACGACCAATAAGCATTAAAAAAGACGCCCACCACTGCGCTAGAGGAGGTAACGCCGAATAATTATTTACAGGACCAAATTCACCTAAAGCAGGCCCTACGTTTCCTAAACTGGAAGCGGCCAACCCTATTGACGATTTAAAATCGATTTCAAACATGGAAAACCCTAAAGCGCCAATAATAAACGACAACATATAAAGAATAAAAAACCCTAAGATATTAAATACAATATCTCCAGAAATAGCCCTTTTATTATAACGCACTGGTAAAATAGCATTAGGATGTAAGGTGCGCTTAAACTCTAAAAAGCCATTTTTTATCAATATTAAATGACGCACGACTTTTACGCCCCCAGACGTACTTCCCGCGGAACCACCTAGGAACATAATACCGAAAAAGAAAACCACCAACAGCGGTGTCCACATGGTATAATCTGCTGTAACAAAACCGGTTGTGGTAACAATAGCCAAAACTTGAAAAAGTGCATGCCTAAAAGCACTTTCCGCTTCACCCCAGACCATAGGATGCTCAATAGAAGATGCAGATACATCTGCTCTAAAATAAATAATGATTGCTGCTATAATTGTGAAAATTGCTATAAATTTAAAATAGAGCTTAAACTCTTCATCATTAATTATTTTTTGGACTTTTCCTTTAAAAGCAAAATAACTTAAAACAAAGTTAGTTCCTGCCAAAAACATAAATACAATAATAATGTACTGAATAATAGGCTGACCATTCCAATGTGCAATACTGGCATTTTTAGTAGAAAACCCTCCTGTAGACAATGTGCATAACGAATGATTAATAGCATCAAAAAAAGACATCCCTGCAACACTTAACAACAACGTTTCTGCGGCCGTATACCCAAAATAAATGAGCCATAAACG includes:
- a CDS encoding response regulator, whose amino-acid sequence is MNPISINLLIIEDSAIIANAYKNILKEISNVSFNVTFAKDCDEAVQKIQRIKAQLILLDLQLPISKNERFICGEDLGLLIRKVMPNAKILILTSVTDQARVQSIINEIRPEGFMIKSDIDGVELKNAILQTLKGKIYYSKTIEGYTRKTYANRVVIDDFDRQILYHLSMGEKTKDLSNYIPLSTRAIEVRKTKLKNLLDTKNNKNFNLVKEAKKLGFI
- a CDS encoding TrkH family potassium uptake protein; the encoded protein is MKLNYKIIFHFFGLLLLFNGGFMLLSALVSLLYKDGVTYQLFFSGIFTLIAGLLAMVFTRRHKKEMNKREGYIVVSFGWIIMALSGTLPYVLTGSIPSFTNAFFETMSGFTTTGASILNDIEAVPKGVLFWRSLTHWIGGMGIIVLAIAILPLLGIGGMQLFAAEAPGPSADKLHPRITDTAKRLWLIYFGYTAAETLLLSVAGMSFFDAINHSLCTLSTGGFSTKNASIAHWNGQPIIQYIIIVFMFLAGTNFVLSYFAFKGKVQKIINDEEFKLYFKFIAIFTIIAAIIIYFRADVSASSIEHPMVWGEAESAFRHALFQVLAIVTTTGFVTADYTMWTPLLVVFFFGIMFLGGSAGSTSGGVKVVRHLILIKNGFLEFKRTLHPNAILPVRYNKRAISGDIVFNILGFFILYMLSFIIGALGFSMFEIDFKSSIGLAASSLGNVGPALGEFGPVNNYSALPPLAQWWASFLMLIGRLELFTVLILFTPFFWRNR